The following are encoded together in the Oreochromis aureus strain Israel breed Guangdong linkage group 18, ZZ_aureus, whole genome shotgun sequence genome:
- the LOC116331432 gene encoding epidermal growth factor receptor-like isoform X3, translating to MTPHRELKNNTMAARFLKWISLISLLCLSFCGLAENKVCQCVTNRLNRMGTKEDHYRNMVKTYSNCTIVLENLEITYMEDHHDLSFLRSIKEVGGYVLIALNTVSRIPLENLRIIRGHSLYDGRFALFVISNYNKSTNKGTDQILLTSLTEILKGGVKFLNNQLCNVETIQWSDIVNVGTISIDPTPSKNKNCGKCDSSCFNGSCWAPGPQNCQTLTKLNCAQQCSRRCKGPSPSDCCNEHCAAGCTGPRAEDCLACRDFQDNGVCKDSCPSLLRYDPNLFQLVPNPHGKYSFGATCVKSCPRNYIISDYGACLRTCSGNTYEVDVGGLRKCAKCDGLCPKVCNGLGTGELAHVLSINATNIGSFENCTIINGNIDIIITSIYGDQFTKTPKMDPEQLNVFKTVKEITGYLWIQTWPDTMSSLSPFENLEVVRGRTKRSEERHLRQEVHGGRLLGSGPQYVHFVTRLQARRELRRLLQHPGGRAARDSYE from the exons TGTGCCAATGTGTAACCAATCGTTTAAACCGTATGGGAACTAAAGAGGACCACTACAGGAACATGGTGAAGACCTACAGCAACTGCACCATAGTCTTGGAGAACCTGGAGATCACATACATGGAGGATCACCATGACCTGTCCTTCCTCCGG tctaTCAAAGAAGTTGGTGGTTACGTTCTGATCGCCCTCAATACAGTATCCAGGATTCCTCTGGAGAACCTGCGCATCATTCGAGGCCATTCTCTCTATGATGGACGTTTTGCTCTTTTTGTGATTTCCAATTATAATAAATCTACAAATAAGGGCACCGATCAGATTCTTCTGACCAGCCTGACAG aaattcttaAAGGAGGAGTAAAATTTTTGAACAACCAGCTGTGCAATGTGGAAACAATCCAATGGTCCGATATTGTTAATGTTGGCACCATCAGCATTGATCCAACTcctagcaaaaacaaaaatt GTGGAAAATGTGACTCAAGCTGCTTCAATGGCTCATGTTGGGCACCTGGTCCTCAAAACTGTCAGACTT TGACAAAGCTGAACTGTGCCCAGCAGTGCTCTAGAAGGTGCAAAGGACCTTCACCGAGCGACTGTTGCAATGAGCATTGTGCCGCGGGGTGCACGGGACCCAGAGCTGAAGACTGTCTG GCCTGTCGGGACTTCCAGGATAATGGGGTGTGTAAGGACTCCTGCCCAAGCCTTCTGCGTTACGACCCCAACCTGTTCCAGCTGGTTCCTAATCCGCATGGAAAGTACAGCTTCGGAGCCACCTGTGTCAAAAGCTGCCCAC GTAATTATATTATTTCTGATTACGGAGCATGTTTGCGGACGTGCAGCGGTAACACGTATGAGGTGGATGTAGGAGGACTCAGGAAGTGCGCCAAGTGTGATGGGCTGTGTCCAAAAG tGTGTAATGGACTTGGAACAGGAGAATTGGCTCACGTTCTGTCTATCAATGCCACAAACATCGGCTCCTTTGAAAACTGCACCATAATCAATGGTAACATCGACATCATCATCACATCGATTTATGG ggATCAATTCACCAAAACACCAAAGATGGATCCTGAGCAGCTTAATGTGTTCAAGACGGTTAAAGAAATTACTG GGTACCTGTGGATTCAAACGTGGCCAGATACCATGAGCTCACTGAGTCCTTTTGAGAATCTGGAGGTCGTTCGGGGGAGAACTAAACG CTCTGAGGAACGACACTTGCGACAGGAAGTGCACGGCGGACGGCTGCTGGGGTCCGGGCCCCAGTATGTGCATTTCGTGACACGACTACAAGCGCGACGGGAGCTGCGTCGACTCCTGCAACATCCTGGAGGG agagCTGCGCGAGACAGCTATGAATAA
- the LOC116331432 gene encoding epidermal growth factor receptor-like isoform X2 has protein sequence MTPHRELKNNTMAARFLKWISLISLLCLSFCGLAENKVCQCVTNRLNRMGTKEDHYRNMVKTYSNCTIVLENLEITYMEDHHDLSFLRSIKEVGGYVLIALNTVSRIPLENLRIIRGHSLYDGRFALFVISNYNKSTNKGTDQILLTSLTEILKGGVKFLNNQLCNVETIQWSDIVNVGTISIDPTPSKNKNCGKCDSSCFNGSCWAPGPQNCQTLTKLNCAQQCSRRCKGPSPSDCCNEHCAAGCTGPRAEDCLACRDFQDNGVCKDSCPSLLRYDPNLFQLVPNPHGKYSFGATCVKSCPRNYIISDYGACLRTCSGNTYEVDVGGLRKCAKCDGLCPKVCNGLGTGELAHVLSINATNIGSFENCTIINGNIDIIITSIYGDQFTKTPKMDPEQLNVFKTVKEITGYLWIQTWPDTMSSLSPFENLEVVRGRTKRGSRSLVVAGLHITHLGLRSLREISDGDVFVSKNSELCYTDAKHWQKLFKSPHQTVYVKGNANAANCALRNDTCDRKCTADGCWGPGPSMCIS, from the exons TGTGCCAATGTGTAACCAATCGTTTAAACCGTATGGGAACTAAAGAGGACCACTACAGGAACATGGTGAAGACCTACAGCAACTGCACCATAGTCTTGGAGAACCTGGAGATCACATACATGGAGGATCACCATGACCTGTCCTTCCTCCGG tctaTCAAAGAAGTTGGTGGTTACGTTCTGATCGCCCTCAATACAGTATCCAGGATTCCTCTGGAGAACCTGCGCATCATTCGAGGCCATTCTCTCTATGATGGACGTTTTGCTCTTTTTGTGATTTCCAATTATAATAAATCTACAAATAAGGGCACCGATCAGATTCTTCTGACCAGCCTGACAG aaattcttaAAGGAGGAGTAAAATTTTTGAACAACCAGCTGTGCAATGTGGAAACAATCCAATGGTCCGATATTGTTAATGTTGGCACCATCAGCATTGATCCAACTcctagcaaaaacaaaaatt GTGGAAAATGTGACTCAAGCTGCTTCAATGGCTCATGTTGGGCACCTGGTCCTCAAAACTGTCAGACTT TGACAAAGCTGAACTGTGCCCAGCAGTGCTCTAGAAGGTGCAAAGGACCTTCACCGAGCGACTGTTGCAATGAGCATTGTGCCGCGGGGTGCACGGGACCCAGAGCTGAAGACTGTCTG GCCTGTCGGGACTTCCAGGATAATGGGGTGTGTAAGGACTCCTGCCCAAGCCTTCTGCGTTACGACCCCAACCTGTTCCAGCTGGTTCCTAATCCGCATGGAAAGTACAGCTTCGGAGCCACCTGTGTCAAAAGCTGCCCAC GTAATTATATTATTTCTGATTACGGAGCATGTTTGCGGACGTGCAGCGGTAACACGTATGAGGTGGATGTAGGAGGACTCAGGAAGTGCGCCAAGTGTGATGGGCTGTGTCCAAAAG tGTGTAATGGACTTGGAACAGGAGAATTGGCTCACGTTCTGTCTATCAATGCCACAAACATCGGCTCCTTTGAAAACTGCACCATAATCAATGGTAACATCGACATCATCATCACATCGATTTATGG ggATCAATTCACCAAAACACCAAAGATGGATCCTGAGCAGCTTAATGTGTTCAAGACGGTTAAAGAAATTACTG GGTACCTGTGGATTCAAACGTGGCCAGATACCATGAGCTCACTGAGTCCTTTTGAGAATCTGGAGGTCGTTCGGGGGAGAACTAAACG CGGAAGCCGCAGTTTGGTTGTGGCTGGGCTCCATATCACCCACCTGGGCCTGAGGTCCCTCAGAGAAATCAGTGATGGAGATGTGTTTGTCTCTAAGAACTCTGAACTCTGTTACACCGATGCAAAGCACTGGCAGAAGCTTTTCAAATCACCACACCAAACTGTTTATGTAAAGGGCAATGCCAACGCTGCCAACTGCG CTCTGAGGAACGACACTTGCGACAGGAAGTGCACGGCGGACGGCTGCTGGGGTCCGGGCCCCAGTATGTGCATTTCGTGA
- the LOC116331432 gene encoding epidermal growth factor receptor-like isoform X1, with translation MTPHRELKNNTMAARFLKWISLISLLCLSFCGLAENKVCQCVTNRLNRMGTKEDHYRNMVKTYSNCTIVLENLEITYMEDHHDLSFLRSIKEVGGYVLIALNTVSRIPLENLRIIRGHSLYDGRFALFVISNYNKSTNKGTDQILLTSLTEILKGGVKFLNNQLCNVETIQWSDIVNVGTISIDPTPSKNKNCGKCDSSCFNGSCWAPGPQNCQTLTKLNCAQQCSRRCKGPSPSDCCNEHCAAGCTGPRAEDCLACRDFQDNGVCKDSCPSLLRYDPNLFQLVPNPHGKYSFGATCVKSCPRNYIISDYGACLRTCSGNTYEVDVGGLRKCAKCDGLCPKVCNGLGTGELAHVLSINATNIGSFENCTIINGNIDIIITSIYGDQFTKTPKMDPEQLNVFKTVKEITGYLWIQTWPDTMSSLSPFENLEVVRGRTKRGSRSLVVAGLHITHLGLRSLREISDGDVFVSKNSELCYTDAKHWQKLFKSPHQTVYVKGNANAANCGTFCLSHTGFSHISTVVVTFDYALHEQDLITGA, from the exons TGTGCCAATGTGTAACCAATCGTTTAAACCGTATGGGAACTAAAGAGGACCACTACAGGAACATGGTGAAGACCTACAGCAACTGCACCATAGTCTTGGAGAACCTGGAGATCACATACATGGAGGATCACCATGACCTGTCCTTCCTCCGG tctaTCAAAGAAGTTGGTGGTTACGTTCTGATCGCCCTCAATACAGTATCCAGGATTCCTCTGGAGAACCTGCGCATCATTCGAGGCCATTCTCTCTATGATGGACGTTTTGCTCTTTTTGTGATTTCCAATTATAATAAATCTACAAATAAGGGCACCGATCAGATTCTTCTGACCAGCCTGACAG aaattcttaAAGGAGGAGTAAAATTTTTGAACAACCAGCTGTGCAATGTGGAAACAATCCAATGGTCCGATATTGTTAATGTTGGCACCATCAGCATTGATCCAACTcctagcaaaaacaaaaatt GTGGAAAATGTGACTCAAGCTGCTTCAATGGCTCATGTTGGGCACCTGGTCCTCAAAACTGTCAGACTT TGACAAAGCTGAACTGTGCCCAGCAGTGCTCTAGAAGGTGCAAAGGACCTTCACCGAGCGACTGTTGCAATGAGCATTGTGCCGCGGGGTGCACGGGACCCAGAGCTGAAGACTGTCTG GCCTGTCGGGACTTCCAGGATAATGGGGTGTGTAAGGACTCCTGCCCAAGCCTTCTGCGTTACGACCCCAACCTGTTCCAGCTGGTTCCTAATCCGCATGGAAAGTACAGCTTCGGAGCCACCTGTGTCAAAAGCTGCCCAC GTAATTATATTATTTCTGATTACGGAGCATGTTTGCGGACGTGCAGCGGTAACACGTATGAGGTGGATGTAGGAGGACTCAGGAAGTGCGCCAAGTGTGATGGGCTGTGTCCAAAAG tGTGTAATGGACTTGGAACAGGAGAATTGGCTCACGTTCTGTCTATCAATGCCACAAACATCGGCTCCTTTGAAAACTGCACCATAATCAATGGTAACATCGACATCATCATCACATCGATTTATGG ggATCAATTCACCAAAACACCAAAGATGGATCCTGAGCAGCTTAATGTGTTCAAGACGGTTAAAGAAATTACTG GGTACCTGTGGATTCAAACGTGGCCAGATACCATGAGCTCACTGAGTCCTTTTGAGAATCTGGAGGTCGTTCGGGGGAGAACTAAACG CGGAAGCCGCAGTTTGGTTGTGGCTGGGCTCCATATCACCCACCTGGGCCTGAGGTCCCTCAGAGAAATCAGTGATGGAGATGTGTTTGTCTCTAAGAACTCTGAACTCTGTTACACCGATGCAAAGCACTGGCAGAAGCTTTTCAAATCACCACACCAAACTGTTTATGTAAAGGGCAATGCCAACGCTGCCAACTGCGGTACATTCTGTTTGTCTCACACTGGCTTCAGTCACATCTCTACCGTTGTTGTTACTTTTGATTATGCGCTGCATGAGCAAGATTTAATTACAGGAGCCTAA